A stretch of Eleutherodactylus coqui strain aEleCoq1 chromosome 2, aEleCoq1.hap1, whole genome shotgun sequence DNA encodes these proteins:
- the MRPL42 gene encoding large ribosomal subunit protein mL42: MAAVVLSRCARALVSHRAAPCSVAAGIRGRSGAVGAGGLNLSRQESSYSALPNDYNCEVKLAQTSDGKTIICYHPTVDIPYEHTKPIVRLDPVHNQQESQEQVLKARLYETKGKPAPTMEELSKMFYTTKHRWYPVGQYHRRRMKKDPPKDR, translated from the exons ATGGCGGCCGTCGTGCTGAGCCGGTGTGCGAGAGCTCTGGTTAGCCACCGTGCCGCCCCGTGCTCGGTAGCAGCCGGGATTCGTGGCAGAAGCGGCGCAGTGGGAGCGGGAG GTCTGAATCTATCTCGGCAAGAATCCTCCTACTCGGCGCTGCCCAATGATTACAATTG TGAAGTGAAGCTGGCCCAGACATCAGATGGAAAGACCATTATCTGCTACCATCCAACAGTAGATATTCCATATGAGCACACTAAG CCTATTGTCCGACTAGATCCGGTGCACAACCAGCAGGAATCACAAGAGCAGGTTCTAAAAGCCAGACTGTACGAAACAAAGGGCAAACCGGCACCAACCATGGAAGAGCTCAGCAAAATGTTCTACACCACCAAGCACCGATGGTATCCTGTTGGACA ATATCATAGAAGACGAATGAAGAAAGACCCTCCCAAGGATCGATGA